One Neoarius graeffei isolate fNeoGra1 chromosome 19, fNeoGra1.pri, whole genome shotgun sequence genomic region harbors:
- the rims2a gene encoding regulating synaptic membrane exocytosis protein 2 isoform X3, with product MKVFDEAGGKKLRSTVQRSTETGLAVEMRNRMTRQASRESTDGSMNSFSSEGNLIFPGVRLSADSQFSDFLDGLGPAQLVGRQTLATPPMGDIQIGMVEKKGALEVEIIRARGLVGKPGSKALPAPYVKVYLLENGACIAKKKTKVARKTLDPLYQQQLSFEESPGGKVLQVIVWGDYGRMDHKSFMGAVQILLDELDLSNMVIGWFKLFPPSSLVDPTLAPLTRRASQTSLDSSSAPFSRS from the exons atgaaagtatttgatg AAGCAGGAGGAAAGAAACTGCGCAGCACCGTCCAGAGGAGCACCGAGACAGGCCTGGCGGTGGAGATGAGGAATAGAATGACACGGCAGGCCAGCCGTGAGTCCACTGACGGCAGcatgaacagcttcagctctgaggGGAA CCTGATCTTTCCTGGAGTGCGACTCTCAGCAGACAGCCAGTTCAGCGACTTCCTGGATGGACTAGGCCCTGCTCAGTTAGTAGGCCGACAGACTTTGGCTACACCTCCCATGG GCGACATTCAGATTGGAATGGTGGAGAAGAAAGGAGCTCTAGAGGTGGAGATCATTCGGGCCCGAGGCCTTGTGGGTAAACCAGGATCGAAGGCACTGCCAG ctCCTTACGTGAAGGTGTACCTGCTGGAGAACGGAGCATGCATAgccaaaaagaaaacaaaagtagCACGCAAAACCTTGGACCCTCTTTATCAGCAGCAGCTGTCCTTCGAAGAGAGTCCAGGGGGGAAAGTCTTACAA GTCATCGTGTGGGGAGATTACGGCCGAATGGACCACAAATCATTTATGGGTGCCGTTCAGATACTTTTAGACGAGCTGGACTTGTCCAACATGGTGATTGGCTGGTTCAAGCTCTTCCCCCCGTCCTCACTGGTGGACCCGACGCTCGCTCCTCTGACTCGAAGAGCATCGCAGACGTCTCTGGACAGCAGCTCTGCGCCGTTCAGCCGCTCGTAG
- the rims2a gene encoding regulating synaptic membrane exocytosis protein 4 isoform X2 gives MGRQSHDATSTTTSTGSCSSSGNGRMQRSQSRMSLSASFEALAVYFPCMNSFDEEEGEAGGKKLRSTVQRSTETGLAVEMRNRMTRQASRESTDGSMNSFSSEGNLIFPGVRLSADSQFSDFLDGLGPAQLVGRQTLATPPMGDIQIGMVEKKGALEVEIIRARGLVGKPGSKALPAPYVKVYLLENGACIAKKKTKVARKTLDPLYQQQLSFEESPGGKVLQVIVWGDYGRMDHKSFMGAVQILLDELDLSNMVIGWFKLFPPSSLVDPTLAPLTRRASQTSLDSSSAPFSRS, from the exons ATGGGAAGGCAGAGCCACGATGCAACCAGCACCACGACGAGCACCGGATCATGCTCCAGCTCCGGGAATGGGCGCATGCAGCGCTCGCAGAGCCGCATGAGCCTGTCTGCCTCGTTCGAGGCACTGGCTGTCTACTTTCCTTGCATGAACTCGTTTGACGAGGAGGAAGGAG AAGCAGGAGGAAAGAAACTGCGCAGCACCGTCCAGAGGAGCACCGAGACAGGCCTGGCGGTGGAGATGAGGAATAGAATGACACGGCAGGCCAGCCGTGAGTCCACTGACGGCAGcatgaacagcttcagctctgaggGGAA CCTGATCTTTCCTGGAGTGCGACTCTCAGCAGACAGCCAGTTCAGCGACTTCCTGGATGGACTAGGCCCTGCTCAGTTAGTAGGCCGACAGACTTTGGCTACACCTCCCATGG GCGACATTCAGATTGGAATGGTGGAGAAGAAAGGAGCTCTAGAGGTGGAGATCATTCGGGCCCGAGGCCTTGTGGGTAAACCAGGATCGAAGGCACTGCCAG ctCCTTACGTGAAGGTGTACCTGCTGGAGAACGGAGCATGCATAgccaaaaagaaaacaaaagtagCACGCAAAACCTTGGACCCTCTTTATCAGCAGCAGCTGTCCTTCGAAGAGAGTCCAGGGGGGAAAGTCTTACAA GTCATCGTGTGGGGAGATTACGGCCGAATGGACCACAAATCATTTATGGGTGCCGTTCAGATACTTTTAGACGAGCTGGACTTGTCCAACATGGTGATTGGCTGGTTCAAGCTCTTCCCCCCGTCCTCACTGGTGGACCCGACGCTCGCTCCTCTGACTCGAAGAGCATCGCAGACGTCTCTGGACAGCAGCTCTGCGCCGTTCAGCCGCTCGTAG
- the LOC132867961 gene encoding dendritic cell-specific transmembrane protein, translated as MNLNKLKASLKMTSSQICSLYTTKSEMSWSEKFLLLISCLITSFILAVFFLLALRFPLNFGIEVSIATTAVFWLCLTLAMWFSPNVRCFGILFLMSIGLKQGKKQLLTAGTTIVILLNIQNTLMNLKGLGKSLVCNLEEKLMTIDLAPLSNYIRMLKWVASTLKNGLTSFLGETYDTDFKLKPIVHSGEFTKKISEAQMTMNKTAENVLVVINGISSIGKEISPVVGVVILIIATVVYLRRFRFNRKQKNVLLTKKFVKYDESQRLQGKPSVLPLTKKESKRYIIVPSAHLTKKDVKGMLKFSISIVTHSMAWLFFIGLDALVYWIISVLSKRLEQLKPLHVPVLLKVEEGTFFIGINIGREQKVYDFSYDVPIFEKKCLPAPELWLYESVVPLSIIFGLLVLLMVVSSKLSQLRLIVSEQFYSEDAENRIAKLHAKILKRRSKWTAKDAKRTLKSFATQLHFWFPIIFRYSSNNHENKI; from the exons ATGAACTTAAATAAGTTGAAAGCAAGCCTGAAGATGACTTCATCTCAGATTTGTTCACTCTACACAACAAAGAGTGAAATGAGCTGGAGCGAGAAGTTCCTTTTGCTTATTTCATGCCTGATCACCAGTTTCATTTTGGCTGTTTTTTTCCTCCTTGCTCTCCGTTTCCCCTTGAACTTTGGCATTGAGGTCTCCATTGCTACCACTGCAGTGTTTTGGCTTTGCCTTACGCTAGCTATGTGGTTTTCTCCAAATGTTCGTTGTTTTGGAATACTGTTCCTGATGTCCATCGGCTTGAAACAAGGCAAGAAACAGCTCCTTACAGCTGGCACAACAATAGTGATCTTATTGAACATCCAGAACACTCTGATGAACCTGAAAGGACTTGGAAAGAGTTTAGTCTGCAATTTGGAGGAAAAGCTTATGACCATTGACCTCGCACCTCTCAGCAACTATATCCGCATGCTAAAATGGGTGGCCTCCACGCTTAAAAATGGACTAACCAGTTTTTTAGGTGAGACTTATGACACTGACTTCAAACTGAAGCCAATTGTGCATTCAGGAGAGTTCACAAAGAAAATATCTGAAGCACAGATGACCATGAACAAGACTGCTGAGAATGTGTTGGTTGTCATCAATGGAATTTCATCCATAGGAAAGGAAATATCTCCAGTTGTAGGGGTTGTGATACTCATCATTGCCACTGTTGTCTACTTGAGGAGGTTTCGCTTTAACAGAAAACAGAAAAATGTGTTACTTACAAAAAAATTTGTGAAGTATGATGAAAGCCAACGTTTACAAGGAAAGCCCTCAGTCCTCCCTCTGACTAAGAAGGAATCAAAGCGTTACATTATTGTTCCCTCTGCCCATTTAACCAAAAAAGATGTGAAAGGCATGCTTAAATTCAGCATCTCGATTGTAACACATAGTATGGCCTGGCTCTTCTTCATAGGACTTGATGCTCTTGTTTATTGGATTATCTCTGTTTTGAGCAAGCGATTAGAACAGCTGAAGCCACTCCATGTTCCTGTGTTACTGAAAGTGGAG GAGGGAACCTTTTTTATCGGCATTAACATTGGACGTGAGCAAAAGGTCTATGACTTTTCCTACGATGTGCCCATTTTTGAAAAGAAGTGCTTGCCAGCACCAGAACTATGGCTCTACGAATCCGTCGTCCCTCTGTCAATTATCTTTGGCTTGCTGGTTCTTTTGATGGTAGTGTCTTCAAAGCTCAGTCAATTGAGGCTCATTGTGTCTGAGCAGTTCTACTCAGAAGACGCAGAGAATCGGATTGCCAAGCTTCATGCCAAGATCCTGAAACGAAGATCGAAATGGACGGCCAAGGATGCAAAAAGAACCCTGAAATCCTTTGCCACACAG cTCCACTTTTGGTTTCCCATCATTTTCCGTTATTCAAGCAACAACCATGAGAATAAAATTTAA